The following proteins are co-located in the Carassius gibelio isolate Cgi1373 ecotype wild population from Czech Republic chromosome A9, carGib1.2-hapl.c, whole genome shotgun sequence genome:
- the LOC128020040 gene encoding actin-related protein 3 yields the protein MASRLPACVVDCGTGYTKLGYAGNTEPQFIVPSCIAIKESAKVGDQAQRRMMKGVDDLDFFIGDEAIDKPNYATKWPIRHGIVEDWDLMERFMEQVIFKYLRAEPEDHYFLLTEPPLNTPENREYTAEIMFESFNVPGLYIAVQAVLALAASWTSRQVGERTLTGTVIDSGDGVTHVIPVAEGYVIGSCIKHIPIAGRDITYFTQQLLREREVGIPPEQSLETAKAVKERFSYVCPDLVKEFSKYDTDGSKWIKQYTGINAISKKEFTIDVGYERFLGPEIFFHPEFANPDFTQPISEVVDEVIQNCPIDVRRPLYKNVVLSGGSTMFRDFGRRLQRDLKRTVDARLKLSEELSGGKLKPKPIDVQVITHHMQRYAVWFGGSMLASTPEFYQVCHTKKDYEEIGPSICRHNPVFGVMS from the exons ATGGCCTCTCGGTTACCGGCATGCGTTGTGGATTGTGGCACAGG atACACCAAACTGGGATACGCAGGAAACACGGAGCCGCAGTTCATCGTTCCCTCAT GTATTGCCATCAAAGAGTCGGCGAAGGTGGGCGATCAGGCCCAGAGGAGGATGATGAAGGGCGTGGATGACCTGGACTTCTTCATCGGAGACGAAGCCATTGATAAACCCAACTACGCCACTAAA TGGCCCATCCGGCACGGGATCGTGGAGGACTGGGATCTGATGGAGAGGTTTATGGAGCAGGTGATCTTCAAGTATCTGAGAGCCGAACCTGAGGACCATTACTTCCTGCTG ACCGAACCTCCTCTAAACACTCCAGAGAACCGCGAGTACACGGCCGAGATCATGTTTGAGTCCTTTAACGTGCCGGGGCTGTACATCGCTgtgcag gctGTTCTGGCTCTGGCAGCGTCATGGACGTCTCGACAGGTCGGTGAGAGAACCCTCACAGGAACCGTCATCGACAGCGGAGACGGAGTTACTCACGTCATTCCAGTG GCGGAGGGTTACGTGATCGGCAGCTGCATTAAACACATTCCCATCGCGGGACGAGACATCACCTACTTCACACAGCAGCTGCTGAGAGAGCGAGAGGTGGGCATCCCTCCGGAGCAGTCGCTGGAGACCGCCAAAGCTGtcaag GAGCGCTTCAGTTACGTCTGTCCTGATCTGGTGAAGGAGTTCAGTAAGTACGATACGGACGGATCTAAATGGATCAAGCAGTACACCGGCATCAACGCCATCAGCAAGAAAGAGTTCACCATCGACGTGGGCTACGAGCGCTTCCTGGGACCAGAGATCTTCTTCCACCCGGAG TTTGCTAACCCAGACTTCACTCAGCCCATCTCTGAGGTGGTGGACGAGGTCATTCAGAACTGCCCGATCGATGTGCGCCGTCCGCTCTATAAG AACGTGGTCCTGTCGGGCGGCTCCACTATGTTCCGTGACTTCGGCCGGCGTCTGCAGAGAGACCTGAAGAGGACGGTGGACGCGCGTCTGAAGCTCAGCGAGGAGCTCAGCGGAGGGAAACTCAAG CCCAAACCCATCGACGTGCAGGTCATCACCCACCACATGCAGCGCTACGCCGTGTGGTTCGGAGGATCCATGCTGGCGTCCACC CCGGAGTTTTACCAAGTGTGCCACACCAAGAAGGACTACGAGGAGATCGGGCCGAGCATCTGCCGCCACAACCCTGTGTTCGGTGTCatgtcctaa